Proteins from one Falco naumanni isolate bFalNau1 chromosome 10, bFalNau1.pat, whole genome shotgun sequence genomic window:
- the LOC121094575 gene encoding translin-associated factor X-interacting protein 1-like translates to MCGHILLAAQCLFAVAEVIPGGADQWGSLAEGKTSSQLVDVLLEEIATGALRERNGFPAWEEEGSAEAFVAKPRSQDVREKQEYLSQLKNKLGDLLEGKADDLKTAFCAIDPSIDDQTLDTYIGLPDQEDVPVETALERLLAGNARQVGPSPREGSTTGFGGEEGDFQ, encoded by the exons ATGTGTGGGCACATTCTCCTAGCAGCTCAGTGTCtttttgctgttgcagaggTGATTCCAGGCGGAGCTGACCAGTGGGGTTCTCTGGCTGAGGGGAAGACCAGCAGTCAGCTGGTGGATGTGCTTCTGGAAGAAATAGCAACGGGAGCTCTAAGAGAGAGAAATGGCTTCCCTGCATGG gaggaggaggggagcgCTGAAGCTTTCGTGGCCAAGCCCCGGAGCCAGGATgtcagggagaagcaggagtATCTGAGCCAGCTGAAGAACAAGCTGGGAGATCTACT AGAGGGGAAGGCAGATGATCTGAAGACAGCTTTCTGTGCGATTGATCCCAGTATCGACGATCAGACGCTAGATACCTACATTGGCCTGCCAGACCAGGAAGATGTGCCTGTGGAAACTGCACTGGAGAGGCTGCTTGCTGGAAATGCGAGACAAGTAGGGCCCTCGCCCAGGGAGGGAAGCACGACCGGCtttggaggggaggaaggagactTCCAATAA